From Aedes albopictus strain Foshan chromosome 1, AalbF5, whole genome shotgun sequence, one genomic window encodes:
- the LOC134288954 gene encoding uncharacterized protein LOC134288954: MASQSSSQKRRHANVPYSPANDGDAHAASGNHPDIAHPETARLLENVVQTDSRIQPEQTVPCKVVQYESQPTVNAALPSSPQVIVTRTVSTGKGAIPKIPKTKTATKNKSKRKSVYVTIRNDPFVRRNPPRRVRENRVSSCALCSEPDNTAMVQCGECGSRFHLSCVEVSQSAEEISWSCPDCASASKKKTPRQISAPAMQGASEHRQQFTSPPSIVASSQSAGQSSRRSEHRKIELQLQKLEEEREWHQQYLKQKYSLLQELESDTSSKISHQDSMEENAAKIEQWIQNTENCGDDSGLVDVDPEDEHVLANVQEVQRRRKRDQELQGEQNCDRLQITHLMNKLQVAERRAPSIVNMPVQNNCTNHRDSRYQPPRSQIGLGDADRRPTNSLRTLEPQQTTSETFQQSTGRTFGPQVLPSDPVLNQRRSQYIPTCEPRPRSDNRRETRFLTTAVDFVPGQRSTPVTQPRRRIPSAEREIEDDGAAYTLNRSQLAARQAVSRDLPDFNGNPEDWPLFFSMFVSSTQLCGFSNEENMLRLRKCLEGKALDAVKCRMLHPSNVQGVISTLRMLYGRPEIIIQAIVRKIRSLPSPSIEKLDTVIQFALSVENLVATVEACEIGDFMYNISLRYELVERLPPTLKLDWARFSRNEPNPNLLDFSSWLRFVAEDASAVSISIDGDHRARTAKKDGFLNLHSEDSQQSLKKPSIASVSSKLPNSKEYVKECVGCKGSCLTLAQCKRFKELSYDSKWAVVREFSICRKCLRKHNGPCKQKKECGTNGCSYLHHPLLHDAERHTAAASQVPVRSTETQQNQTTNTSCNVHQGQSEILFRIVPVLLYGPSKVVRTYAFLDDGSELTLMEQSLANELGVQGPQNSLCLRWTGGTNRTEALSQKVNFQISSVTSPFKKFRLGEVHTVENLQLRPQTMLVDEMQGKYQYLKGLPVESYQEVSPRLLIGLDHASLGNVMKCREGKPNEPIAVKTRLGWMIFGCCSRTTTSVNHINHHRVQLCQCESNSNEELHEAMKQYFSLETHSKPSKLLLSNEDHRANELLETLTRNTNGRYECGLLWRYDNVRLPDSKPMALRRWECLDRRMQRDDDLAQVLNAKINDYLAKGYIRKLTAEELESPCNRVWYLPIFPVVNPNKPGKIRLVWDAAAKIHGVCLNSVLLKGPDLLVSLLSVLVRFREFRVAVSGDIREMYHQVLMRPADQHCLRFLWKDNEDATAPSTYVMQVMSFGACCSPSTAQYVKNTHAKKFEQEFPEAVHAIVHDHYVDDMLISVETEEKAIQLATEVKGIHERGGFEMRNWVSNAPAVVAALDGEKTDGKNLSIGETDTTEKVLGMWWDTTADCFTYKLSSRHDADLLSGRKRPTKREVLRTLMMVFDPLGLISHFLMFLRSLLQEIWRASVDWDEQIHDCHFEKWLVWLRFLPRVADIKIPRCYRTVTSAEEGTIVQMHTFVDASENGFAAVVYLRFQEGNTVECALAGAKTRVAPLKFLSIPRSELQAAVIGTRLADSIQESLSIKVQRRFFWTDSRDVMCWLHSDHRRYSQYVGVRISEVLETTALRDWRWVPTKLNVADDGTKWKGSPDFSASSRWFHGPEFLREPEEKWPISPQPVKTTVTELRPHLHLHFKTLESIIDTSRFSRWLCLLKTTAYVFRAIRNMQRTIRQSPKAYGPLSRDELIMAESYLYQIAQRYTYEDEIAILSTKQEPSSKEISRSSSLYRLCPFMDEKGVLRIRGRTSACQFIDNSIVNPIILPREHSVTKLIVLDVHQRFLHQNHETAINELKQRYYISRLKAVYKSVRNNCQVCKNERACPEAPLMSDLPHARLAAYSRPFSHMGVDYFGPMMVTVGRRVEKRWGVLATCLTVRAIHLEIAHSLTTDSCIMALRNIIGRRGVPVAIYSDRGTNFVGASKELTTALEELEHDKIVAEFTSPHTTWIFIPPLSPHMGGA, from the coding sequence GTCCAGTACGAGTCTCAGCCGACGGTCAACGCAGCCCTCCCTTCTAGCCCTCAGGTAATCGTTACCAGAACGGTGAGTACCGGCAAAGGAGCCATCCCTAAGATCCCCAAGACTAAAACGGCCACAAAGAATAAAAGCAAACGAAAGTCAGTCTATGTCACCATTCGTAACGATCCGTTTGTTAGGCGAAACCCCCCGCGCCGCGTTCGCGAAAACCGAGTCAGTAGTTGTGCACTGTGTAGTGAGCCCGATAATACAGCTATGGTGCAGTGCGGCGAATGTGGTTCGCGGTTTCATCTTTCGTGTGTTGAAGTGAGTCAGTCAGCGGAGGAAATAAGCTGGTCGTGCCCTGACTGTGCAAGTGCGTCCAAGAAAAAGACCCCCAGGCAAATTTCGGCACCCGCGATGCAAGGAGCCAGCGAGCATCGTCAACAATTTACTTCACCCCCCAGCATAGTAGCTTCATCCCAGTCGGCTGGCCAATCAAGTAGGCGTAGCGAGCATAGGAAAATCGAACTACAGCTGCAGAAACTGGAGGAGGAGCGGGAATGGCATCAACAGTACCTGAAGCAGAAGTACAGCCTGCTGCAAGAACTGGAGAGTGATACGTCATCTAAGATCAGCCACCAAGATTCGATGGAAGAGAATGCGGCGAAAATCGAGCAGTGGATTCAAAACACGGAGAATTGTGGAGACGATTCTGGTCTTGTCGACGTAGATCCGGAAGACGAACATGTATTGGCTAACGTACAGGAAGTTCAACGGCGGCGTAAGCGAGACCAAGAACTTCAAGGCGAACAGAACTGCGACAGACTCCAAATCACACACCTGATGAACAAGCTGCAAGTTGCAGAACGTCGTGCTCCGTCCATAGTGAACATGCCGGTGCAAAACAACTGCACGAATCATCGCGATAGCAGATATCAACCCCCGCGTTCACAAATCGGACTAGGGGACGCTGATCGTAGACCAACAAATAGCCTAAGAACTTTAGAGCCACAGCAAACTACATCGGAAACGTTTCAGCAGAGTACCGGCAGAACCTTTGGTCCTCAAGTTCTACCATCAGACCCAGTTCTAAACCAACGGCGATCACAGTACATTCCAACTTGTGAGCCGCGTCCACGATCTGACAACCGTAGGGAAACCAGATTCCTTACTACTGCTGTGGATTTCGTTCCCGGACAGAGATCCACTCCAGTCACCCAACCGCGAAGAAGAATCCCCTCTGCAGAGCGCGAGATTGAAGACGACGGTGCTGCCTACACATTGAACCGAAGTCAATTAGCTGCTAGGCAGGCAGTATCCAGAGATTTGCCAGACTTCAATGGCAATCCAGAAGATTGGCCGCTCTTCTTTTCGATGTTCGTTTCGTCCACTCAGCTTTGTGGATTCTCAAACGAGGAAAACATGCTGAGGCTTCGGAAGTGCCTCGAAGGAAAGGCACTGGATGCCGTTAAGTGCCGTATGCTTCATCCGTCAAACGTTCAGGGAGTGATTTCCACCCTCAGGATGCTGTATGGACGGCCTGAAATCATCATTCAGGCAATTGTTAGGAAGATTCGCTCGTTACCATCTCCCAGCATCGAAAAACTGGACACCGTGATCCAGTTTGCCCTCAGCGTAGAGAATCTAGTTGCGACGGTGGAAGCCTGTGAGATAGGTGACTTTATGTATAACATCTCGCTAAGGTACGAGTTGGTGGAAAGGTTGCCACCAACGTTAAAACTGGATTGGGCACGGTTTTCTCGGAATGAACCCAATCCAAACCTCCTAGACTTCAGCTCGTGGCTTCGTTTTGTAGCCGAGGATGCCAGCGCTGTTTCTATTTCCATAGATGGCGACCACCGAGCCAGAACGGCGAAAAAAGATGGGTTTCTGAATCTTCACTCCGAGGATAGCCAACAGTCGTTGAAGAAACCATCAATCGCTTCGGTGAGCAGTAAACTTCCGAATTCGAAAGAGTACGTCAAAGAGTGCGTTGGGTGCAAAGGAAGCTGTCTGACGTTGGCGCAATGTAAACGCTTCAAGGAGCTTAGTTACGATTCGAAATGGGCAGTTGTGCGAGAATTTAGCATCTGTCGAAAGTGCCTGCGGAAGCACAACGGCCCGTGCAAGCAGAAAAAGGAATGCGGCACCAATGGTTGCTCCTATCTACATCATCCTCTCCTACACGATGCAGAACGACACACGGCTGCGGCATCTCAGGTTCCGGTCCGGTCCACCGAAACCCAACAGAATCAAACCACAAATACCAGCTGTAATGTACACCAAGGACAGTCCGAGATCTTGTTCAGAATCGTACCAGTGCTTCTGTACGGTCCATCGAAGGTGGTACGAACCTACGCCTTCTTAGATGACGGCTCGGAACTAACGCTGATGGAGCAGAGCTTGGCGAACGAACTAGGAGTGCAGGGACCGCAAAATTCTCTATGTCTACGATGGACCGGTGGCACTAACAGGACCGAAGCTCTGTCACAGAAAGTAAACTTCCAGATTTCCAGCGTTACGAGTCCCTTCAAGAAGTTCAGGCTCGGCGAAGTGCACACAGTTGAGAATTTACAGCTCCGACCACAAACGATGCTAGTGGACGAGATGCAGGGGAAGTACCAGTATCTGAAGGGATTACCTGTGGAATCCTACCAAGAGGTCAGCCCAAGACTTCTCATTGGGCTGGATCATGCGAGTCTAGGTAACGTGATGAAATGTCGCGAAGGCAAGCCGAACGAACCCATAGCGGTGAAGACTCGCCTGGGTTGGATGATTTTCGGATGCTGTTCCCGCACCACAACCAGTGTCAACCACATCAATCACCATCGTGTCCAACTTTGTCAATGCGAAAGCAACTCGAACGAGGAGCTACATGAGGCTATGAAGCAGTATTTTTCGCTGGAAACCCATAGCAAGCCCAGTAAACTTCTGTTATCCAACGAAGATCATAGGGCGAATGAACTGTTGGAAACTCTGACCAGAAACACAAACGGACGCTACGAATGCGGTCTTCTATGGCGATACGACAACGTTCGGCTTCCGGACAGCAAGCCTATGGCACTACGTCGATGGGAATGTCTAGATCGTCGGATGCAGAGGGACGATGACCTTGCGCAAGTTCTCAATGCGAAGATAAATGACTACTTGGCGAAAGGCTACATCAGGAAGCTAACCGCGGAGGAATTGGAGTCACCTTGCAACCGAGTCTGGTACTTACCAATCTTTCCGGTAGTAAACCCTAACAAACCAGGCAAAATCAGACTTGTCTGGGATGCAGCCGCGAAGATCCATGGAGTCTGCCTTAATTCGGTGCTTCTTAAGGGCCCTGATCTACTGGTTTCTCTCCTGTCAGTCTTAGTACGGTTCCGTGAGTTTCGTGTGGCGGTTTCTGGTGACATCAGAGAAATGTACCATCAGGTGCTGATGAGACCGGCGGACCAGCATTGTTTACGCTTTCTTTGGAAGGATAACGAAGATGCCACAGCCCCCAGCACATACGTCATGCAAGTGATGTCCTTCGGTGCGTGCTGCTCTCCAAGCACAGCACAATACGTTAAGAACACACATGCCAAGAAATTCGAGCAAGAGTTTCCTGAAGCTGTTCACGCCATCGTTCATGACCACTACGTCGATGACATGCTGATCAGTGTCGAAACGGAGGAGAAGGCGATCCAGCTAGCAACGGAAGTAAAAGGGATCCACGAACGTGGAGGTTTTGAAATGAGAAACTGGGTATCCAACGCACCAGCGGTAGTTGCCGCACTGGACGGAGAGAAAACCGACGGGAAAAACCTGAGCATCGGAGAAACAGACACCACTGAGAAGGTGCTCGGAATGTGGTGGGATACCACAGCAGACTGTTTCACATACAAGCTATCTTCCCGCCACGACGCTGATCTGTTGTCTGGCCGCAAACGACCAACGAAGCGTGAAGTTTTAAGGACCCTTATGATGGTGTTCGACCCTCTCGGGCTGATCAGCCACTTCCTGATGTTTCTTCGAAGCCTTTTACAGGAGATCTGGAGAGCATCCGTCGACTGGGACGAGCAAATCCACGATTGTCACTTTGAGAAGTGGCTCGTATGGCTGCGGTTTCTTCCTCGTGTAGCGGACATCAAGATTCCTCGTTGCTACCGGACCGTCACGTCTGCTGAAGAAGGAACCATTGTCCAAATGCATACTTTTGTGGACGCCAGCGAGAACGGCTTCGCGGCAGTCGTCTACCTCCGTTTCCAGGAGGGAAATACAGTTGAGTGCGCTCTAGCAGGAGCCAAAACCCGGGTGGCGCCGTTGAAGTTCCTCTCTATACCCCGATCCGAACTGCAAGCAGCAGTTATTGGGACCAGGTTAGCAGATTCTATCCAGGAGTCCCTCTCGATTAAGGTTCAAAGGCGATTCTTTTGGACTGATTCCCGGGACGTCATGTGCTGGCTACACTCGGATCATCGACGTTATAGTCAGTACGTAGGTGTCCGAATCAGCGAGGTCCTAGAAACCACGGCCCTACGAGATTGGCGGTGGGTTCCTACTAAATTGAACGTAGCTGACGATGGTACCAAATGGAAAGGTTCTCCTGACTTCAGCGCCTCTAGCCGGTGGTTTCATGGAcctgaatttcttcgggaaccgGAAGAGAAATGGCCTATCTCTCCTCAGCCTGTCAAAACCACTGTCACGGAGCTGCGTCCACATCTGCACCTCCACTTCAAGACCCTCGAGTCAATAATTGATACAAGCAGATTCAGTCGATGGCTTTGTCTACTGAAGACTACGGCGTATGTATTCAGAGCCATTAGAAACATGCAGCGAACTATACGACAATCACCCAAAGCTTATGGACCGCTTTCTCGTGATGAGCTCATCATGGCCGAATCCTACCTGTACCAAATAGCCCAGAGATATACGTATGAAGATGAGATAGCAATTCTATCTACAAAACAAGAACCCTCCTCAAAGGAAATCTCAAGAAGCAGTTCGTTGTACCGCCTCTGCCCATTCATGGATGAAAAGGGAGTTCTGAGGATCCGCGGGCGTACCAGTGCCTGCCAATTCATCGACAACAGCATCGTCAATCCAATCATTTTACCTCGGGAGCACAGCGTCACAAAGCTCATCGTATTGGACGttcatcagagattcctgcatcaGAATCACGAAACCGCCATCAACGAGCTGAAACAACGCTACTATATTTCCCGTCTGAAAGCGGTCTACAAATCGGTCCGGAACAACTGCCAAGTCTGTAAAAACGAACGAGCTTGTCCAGAGGCGCCACTGATGAGTGACTTGCCGCATGCGCGCCTCGCAGCTTATAGTCGACCTTTCAGCCACATGGGGGTGGACTACTTCGGCCCAATGATGGTAACCGTTGGCCGCCGAGTGGAGAAACGCTGGGGGGTCTTGGCTACTTGTCTGACTGTTCGTGCCATCCATTTGGAGATCGCACACTCACTCACTACTGACTCGTGTATCATGGCCTTGCGCAACATAATTGGCAGAAGGGGGGTACCAGTTGCCATTTACAGCGACCGTGGTACTAACTTTGTGGGGGCTAGCAAAGAGCTAACGACCGCACTTGAAGAATTGGAGCACGACAAAATCGTGGCAGAATTCACTTCGCCGCATACGACGTGGATTTTCATCCCACCCTTGTCCCCGCATATGGGCGGAGCCTAG